From the Ostrinia nubilalis chromosome 16, ilOstNubi1.1, whole genome shotgun sequence genome, one window contains:
- the LOC135079435 gene encoding keratin, type I cytoskeletal 10, with protein MKAFVACIALALVACARGEAPGGYNYNRPSGGISGGFSGGIGGGIGGGGGYRAVSSGYQTSEGQNVDPQLLEQVRQILLKEEASSGSGFGGGFGGGHGGHSAPSSSYGAPSSSYGAPSTSYGVPSARVVGINLEGVRQAIQVAQFEQSGGSSGGYPSGPSSSYGAPAQAPSGSYGAPY; from the coding sequence TGCATAGCCCTGGCTTTGGTAGCGTGCGCCCGCGGTGAGGCGCCCGGCGGCTACAACTACAACCGCCCGTCCGGCGGCATCAGCGGCGGCTTCTCCGGCGGCATCGGCGGCGGcatcggcggcggcggcggctacCGCGCCGTCTCCTCCGGCTACCAGACCTCCGAGGGACAGAACGTCGACCCCCAGCTCCTTGAGCAAGTCCGCCAGATCCTCCTTAAGGAAGAAGCCTCCTCCGGCTCCGGATTCGGCGGCGGTTTCGGCGGCGGCCACGGCGGCCACAGCGCTCCCTCATCCTCTTACGGAGCCCCATCCTCCTCCTACGGTGCCCCCTCCACCTCATACGGAGTCCCCTCCGCCCGCGTCGTAGGCATCAACCTTGAAGGAGTCCGTCAGGCCATCCAGGTCGCCCAGTTCGAGCAGTCCGGCGGTTCCTCCGGCGGATACCCCTCGGGACCTTCCTCCTCCTACGGCGCTCCCGCCCAGGCCCCCTCCGGCAGCTACGGCGCCCCCTACTAA